The genomic interval AGTCAGGGCGAAGAACCGACTTGAACACTCACGCCCTAGTTCGCTCAAAGCGCCTTTTACCTCACAAACTCACGGAGGATACCTGAGCAACCAATTTCCTGGGGAAAATATTACGAGAATAAAATGTTCCGGAAAAACAGAAACAAAACTGGAAAAGTCTGAGTGAAAGTGACGATATGTGAAGTTCCAATCTTTTTATAGCCTATTAGAAGCTCGAATGTAAGCCTGATTACCATTTCACTTGGAGCGACGGTCCAGGCAATGGACACTTTTTTGGAGGAAGCCCTTTCGATATCGTCATAATTCTGTATACTGGAATTGATCACAATTGCAATGAAGGGTCGGTGTTTATTTACTTGCATGCTGGTTTACGTGTTCCTGTGGTCGTCCAGTGGTCAAAACTCCGCACCAGAAGCAGGTGAGTTTTGCAGGTGATTGTCGGTGTTCTGGTGGTGGGTGGATGTTATAGCCTAGTTCTTACATGACTGACAGACTAGGGAGGAGAGGTGCAGTCAGAGTATCTCCAAATGGTGTTATTAGATTGGCACAATAATTTTATCATAGACTACTGTTCATAGGTTACTGTCAAAATTGTAGAAATTCTATGTTGATACCTGTTCCTGGATTTTAATGAGAAGTTTAACGCTACGTTAAATGTATTTATGCATATGATTTATGGTGATGTAAATTAAAACATCTAATTGATTATAACACCATAATAATGACTGAACGCTTGTTACAACCATGCTTGTGTTAGCTAGAGCTCATAACCGTAGTGGTGAAAACTAAACTTGGTGGTGAGTCAATTCAATCTGTCAGTGGTCTGTTTTTATGACTCAGTGTAAGGGTATAATGTACAGAACATTACACTTCTCACACCCTCTTCCATTTATAGACAAGACATGTTTTGACTAAGAGCCTAATTACTTTCTATGCATCACACTCAAACATAGAAATGCTTTTAATACTAAGGACTGGCTGAGAAGCACAATTTATTCAGGTTTAATCTCCTGTGGTGTATTCTGATCCTACATATAGCCTACTgacgttttttttatttttttttatttaacctttatttaactagataagtcagttaagaacaaattcttatttacaatgacagcctaccccggccaagcccagacaacgctgggccaattgtgcgccgtcccatgggactcccaatcactgcctgttgtgatacagcttggtgATATAACCACATCATGTTTTAGAATCAAGAAGAACTGCGGATGAGGCCTTTTCTATCACATCTGGGCTGTCAATCTGAAGtacacacctgtgtgtgtgtgtgtgagcttccATGCATGTGTGAAACAGGTCTAAAGTGTTATGGTCAGTTACTCCCATGCTCATCAAGGTTATGGGGTTTCATAATTTACATTCAGTGTAACCATTAATATATTAGTCAAACTTGTTCATGGTGGACTGTAAATCTAATACTGCGAAAAAGCTAATACTGTACAAAGCAAATATTTGGTTTACAATCAATAGGCatgagcagagagagacatacatactGTAAATACAGTTTACAGGCGCTTTAACCTGGATGCCACTAAGGCAGCTGGAGGAGTACAAAGTCCAAACAAGAAGACAGATGTAGCGAATTCTTTAGGAAgcaagagagtgaaagagagaaaggcaGTGTTTTCACACTCACTGCAATTCGTCCTTCAACACTACACACTTGTCAGTACAACCACCACAGATCGAGCGTCAAATTAAAGCCTGAAGAAATTCACTTTTAAGGACCCAAAGAAAATAGTGCATTTCAAAAGTACTCATAGCTGGACAACTAAATTAGCATGTTtcgctctcgctttctctttctttctttctttctttctttctttctttctttctttctttctttctttctctctccctcactctttctgcTCTGAGCACATATGCTACTACTGCACATTCTTCCTCTTCTCTCAAATGGAACTGCAAAAACACACCTCccccttatcctctctctctctcctctccctctctctctctctctctctctctctctctctctctctctctctctctctctctctctctctccacctccaacCCCTCCTTATACCACCAATAGCTCCTACTgttcaccccctctcccctctctccccctaactCCCTCTCCCTTAAATGAGAAGCCATGTTTCGTGCTACTGTTACGAAATATGGAAAATTGGCAAATCTGGAATATTTGGCCTAGTCTTCCTAAATGTTGTGACAGCATCTTTCATCCATCCTTCATCTGCCCGGTCCTACTCTGATCTATCTCACTTCATCcctattttttgtttgttttgatcCGGTCTAATTTCTGTAATTACTTGGTTCTCACGCCTCCACTCATTTCTCTGTGTGGGTGTGCGCACACTTGCATGCATGCACACTCACACTGAACAGGGAGGGGACCACTGGAAAAAGttaagggagggagaaggaatcagagggagagagaaaatagagagaaagTTGGAAGTGGTAGTGGGTTTTTCCACAGATGCTCCACACCGTCTCAGTTTGCTCTAGGATTGTACTGTACATATCCCCGTAAATACGTGTGGCTATGAGTTTGCCACTTCTCTATGGGACGTTTGTAGGTTAACTAACTATACCACTATGTTTCCCACATACACTAATTGTTGTGTATCTCACACACTTATTATAAGCACTATGCTTATAGAAATTCACCCACCATGAAGTGGgggaagagacagactgagaaGGTGAAGGTGAAAGGtgaaaaaatgtgaaaaaaatccagaaaatcacattgtaggatttttactgaatttatttgcaaattaaggtggaaaacttttgttattgaccaaatacttattttccaccataatttgcaaataaattcattaaaaatcctacaatgtgattttctggatttttttcctcattttgtctgtcatagttgaagtatacctatgatgaaaattacaggcctctctcgtctttaaGTGGgacaacttgcacaattggtggctgactaaatacttttttcccccactgtatgtATCTATATTCTCGTATAGCTGTAAAAATCTACTGAATGTGTGTCCACCACCTGtaacctttcctctcctcttagtGTTGAACTGCTGTGAGGGTGACGTCCTCTTCCTATTGGACTCCTCGGGCAGCGTCTCATCCTATGACTACTCCCGCATGCTGGGCTTTTTGTCCGAGCTCCTCCTTCCATTCTCATTGGGTGAGGACCAGGTGAGGGTGAGCCTTCTGCAGGTGGGCACCCAACCCCGCCTTGAGTTTGGTTTTGACAGCCACAATAGCCAAACTGGCCTACAGGGGGCGCTGGGGAACACCAAGCCTCTGAGGGGcgacaccaacacagaggaggCCCTCAGGATGGCCAAGGACTGGGTGCTGAAGCCCGGGGGTGGTGCGGGGGCCAGGGAAGAACTCCCCAGAGTTCTAGTGTGGCTGACGGATGGGGTGAAGCCGGGTGATGTGATTGGACCAATGGAGAAGCTGAGAGAGGAGGGCGTGGCCGTTCTGGTGATCTCCACGGGCCACGGGAACTACCAGGAGCTGCGACAGGTGGTCACCCCTCCTGTGGAGTCACACCTGTACTTTGTGGACATCGACGATATGAGTATCATCACGGAGGACCTGAGGGATGCCATTATTGGTGAGTGCGTGtggggttctgtgtgtgtgtccattttgATTACACAATTGACTGCAACTAACATGGACCTGACACCTTCTTTTGAGCTCTACTATAAACTGTGCTGCTGTACAAATCCATGTCTCTGTGCTACTCCTTTATCACATACCCACTCCTAGAGACAGTGGGGCATAGAGGGAAGAAGAGACCGTGTGTTTTAGACTGTAATGAGAGAGGGGGGACTATTAATAAAGACATTATTCAACCCAGCCCCCTCTACCGTGCCCCCCTACGGTGccagacagatatatatatatatatagacaagACGGTATTTTTCTGGTCAGATAGGGTAACAGTCATATCGACACACAGGCACTTCCAGTAAACATATGTAGCTCTAAGACATGATGCATAGTGATGGGCGGACGCAGAGTGTAAATACAGTTTGTTTACGACACAGAAGGAGAATCCAGGGTCCCTTTAGCGAGTGCCCGAGGTTCCTTTCCGCTGATACTGAAACCTGAATACTGGTTTGCTATTTGTTACAGTGGTATCCTCCAGAACTGGTTTGTCTATTTCGAGGGTTTTTATGGTACAAGTTGTGAATGCATTGGAGAACCCACAGTTTGTCTGTCTGAGCTCCTCTCTTACTGGCGTGTCCTCCACAACTcatccctttcctccctctcttttttgcCATCCTGTTCTGGTTATCCAAGTATGAATGTTTGCCAGTGAGAGAAGGGAATCTGCACACTGTGTTAATATGTTATGGTACCGCCATCGTTTCAATATAaatttccattaattccattccagccattacaatgagcacgTCCTCCGATTTAAAGTGATTTAAAGTGAAACGAGTCTCCACTGGAGGTGTATATTGCACCAGTGGTTCAGTCCTTCGGTCTCAGTCTGTTTCTTCACTAACAGAGATTCTCCGGGCTGAACGGCTCCAGGTGCGAGACGTGTCCACAGACAGTGCCATGCTGCAGTGGCGACCGGTTCTGGCCGGTTTGACCGGTTACTATGAGATCCGGTTTGGACCGGCTCCCAGTCTAGGAGTGAGCGAAAGAGAAGCAAGGGGGCCTGGGACCAGCCCCAGTACCAGTGGTAGTCATTACCAACGACTGACCCGGCCAGGGGACTCCAACATGGCAAGGCTGATGGACCTGAAACCAGACACCACATACATGGCCACACTGACTCCCAAGTCCAACCTACAGGTGCTCAACCCCCTCTCTGTCACCTTCACCACTAAGCCAGGTAAGAGGAGGTGGCACGTTTACATTGGACATTTACATTGTTACAATTAACAATGTTGACATGGAGTGTGATGTCTTTAGGGTTGTGTCCAGCATGGGCATCACACTGTATATCGAAAATTCTTGAAGATGGAATCCGCAGTaggggaaacagcaccactgtCCAATGCACGGCCGTTGTTAttctttttgttttgttgacaagGTAGAGCTAGGGAAGATTGTGCCTCGTTGTAAAATTAGTACATGTGCTGCTGTTCTATTGCACTTGCAATGATGTCAGATGGGAAAAAACTGTGTTGGTTGTTTGTAGTATCTTCTTTGTTGTAATATCAGAAACGGATGTGGCAGTTCCCccattaaggattccagctttcACTTCCACTTTAGAATAAAATCACCTGGTAAATCATCATATTACATATATTTTattattacatacagttgaagtcggaagtttacatacactaaggttggagtcattaaaactcgtttttcaaacactccacaaaattcttgtcaacaaactatagttttggcaagtcagttaggacatctactttgtgcgtgacacaattaagttttccaacaattgtttacagacagattatttcacttataattcactgtatcacaagtttacacacactaagttgactgcctttaaacaacttggaaaattccagaaaattatgtcatggctttagaagcttctgatagactaattgagtcaattggaggtatacctgtggatgtatttcaaggcctaccttcaaacttagtgcctctttgcttgacatcatgagaaaatcaaatggaatcagccaaaacctcagaaaaacaattgtagacctccacaagtctggttcatcctgggagcaatttccaaacgcctgaaggtaccacgttcatctgttcaaacaatGATACGCTaatataaacactatgggaccatgcagctgtcataccgctcaggaagcaaacacattctgtctcctcgagatgaatgtactttggtgcgaaaagtgcaaatcaattccagaacaagagcaaaggaccttgtgaagatgctgtaggaaacgggtacaaaagtatctatatccacagtaaaaacaagtcatatatcgacaacctgaaaggctgctcagcaaggaagaagccactgctccaaagccaccataaaaaaaagccagactacgatttgcaactgcacatggggacaaagatcatactttttggagaaatgtcctctggtctgatgaaacaactgtttcataatgactgtttggccataatgaccatcattatgtttggaggataaatggggatgcttgcaagctgaagatcaccatcccaaccgtgaagcacgggggttgtatcatcatgttgtggggagctttgctgcaggagggactggtgcacctcacaaaatagatggcatcagaggaaggaaaattatgtggatatattgaagcaacacttcaagatatcagtcaggaatttaaagcttggtctcaaatgggtcttccaaatggacaatgaccccaagcatacttccaaagttgtgtcaaaatggcttaaggacaataaagtcaaggtattggagtggccatcacaaagccctgacctcaatcccatacaaaatgtgtgggcagaactgaaaaggcgtgtgtgcAAGGAGGCCGACATACCTGACTCAgttaaaccagctctgtcaggaggaatggcccaaaattcccccaacttattgtgggaagcttgtggaaggctaccctaaacgtttgacccaagttaaacaatttgaaggcaatgctaccaaatactaattgagtgtatgtaaacttctgacccactgggaatgtgatgaatgaaataaaagctgaaataaatcattctctctcctattattctgacatttcacatgattaaaataaagtggtgatcctaactgacctttactaggattaaatgtcaggaatttagaaactgagtttaaatgtagttggctaaggtgtatataaacttctgacttcaactgtatcactTTGTCTCCTCAGAGGTGTTGAGCCCGACTATGGTGACGGTATCTGACTCCGGGGCCAATGGTGTGAGGGTGAGCTGGGGTCCTCTGCAGCCGGAgtctgtccagagcttccaggTGGAGTACATGGCCCTGCCGGGGGGGAAGCTCCACATGACTACTGTGGGCCAAGGGCAGAACTCCACCCTGCTGACTAACCTCCAGCCAGACACCCAGTACCTGGTCACCGTGAGCGCACGGCACTCCTCCGGCCGGGAGAGGGCCATGTCTGTCAAAGTGTGCACTGAGGAGGGTAAGGAGCATTGAGCATTGAGGATATATTCTTAGGTATGAATGGTATTAGCCTTAAAGCTTAAACTGAAGTATTAAAAGGgggaaatgcaaaattgactatTATACTTCACATAGAACTGTATAAATACAGCACATAGGCCTtattccccccctccctcccttctcagtGAGACCGGCTCTTGCAGACCTGCAGCTGACCACGGTGGGCAGTGACTCTGTGCAGGTGGACTGGAAAGCCAGCGTGGACGGCCTCAGGGGCTACTGGCTCACCTGGGAGGGTCAGGGCATCCACGGCTCTACCCCCGCCCCGCGCTCCTCCCTCTACTTGCCTTCCAACTCACTGTCCACGCGCCTCACACACCTGCCCCCCGCCACCCGAGTGTGTGTGTCACCCGTCTACCGGACGGCACGCGGGGAGGGCCTCTGCTGCATGGCCCAGTTTCATTCAGGTGAGAGGACAGCATGCTGCCATTTTGAATAAGGAAGTGAACCCTTTCAGCACTGCTGGTTGGGGTCAGTTAATTTCAGTTGTTGAGTTGGTCAATTGGAGCGGGCATGGAATTTTTTGGGGAATTTCTAATTGGATCCTAGAATTTGCACTTTTAAATGCACCCAAGCCATCTCTCTGTTTGGATAAGGATGAGTTTTGAATAGCATTTTGAATCTGAAGAGGAGCAGTAGGCTATTTTTTGCCTACATTTCAACAATGATCCACTTATATAGTGTGTCACCAAAACTTCTGATAATTTTTGGGAAACAACTGTCTGACCCCAAAGTAACCACACCAAaaatgtgtggttgtggttgtgccAACTGGGGTTTCCATAACAACTAGCTAACACTCTTGGCTTGCTACTGGGAATGTCTGGTATGAGATTTTCATGTGTGTCTGTTTCCTTCTTCCTTTCAGATGCATCGGTTTGGGGCCACAGATCATAACATTGCTGAGCTCAACAGGCACTATGccaaggatggagggatgaaggagaagaagagatagAAGAACAATGCATCTGAACTTGCATCCCTCCTTCAGTTCATTTTCTCCTTTCTGGACAAGACATAAGGCCTTTGGCTTACAAAGCACAGTCTAATAGATACTGATACGATAGATAGATTGATAGATAGATAGGCTTGCTGTACTATAAAGATCTTGCTCTATTAGTAAGCACCCTAACTGAGTTGGGTTGCTATCTCCAGCGATATAGACATCTTGATTTTCACATTTACTTTACATTGCCTAAAACCTGTAATCACACTGTAAACATGTTTGTTTTAGATATAAGATGTAGAGAGTGGCCAAGCATATCAGTGTAGATCAAGGTCATTCTGCTTGATGGTATTTTGCATAATGTAGTTTTAATCAACaagacccactgggcacagacatggTGATTTACTAACTTGAATTCAACAGAAAATGTCACCAAGTtgttggatttaggttaaaagttgggtgggGAAAAACATGAAATTCCCTTACATTGATAACTTTtagcaaatccaatcagttttccacgttgattcaataTCATCTCATACATTTTTGAtgttgttgaaatgacatggaaacaacattgattcaaccagtttttacCCAGTGGGGAGGAATGTATTTTAACAAAATTGTCTGGCTTCTACAATACACAAGGAGCAACCATGTTTGCAAAATAATCTGAATATTTCCCAAAGCACCCACTCGTAATATTTTAGTAACACTTTTTACATGTGTGTGCCAACTCACTTTAATTGAAGGGCAAATGGACACAGAATCCTTAATAACAGAGGAACCCATCTAAACCAATGAAATCTGATTCTCTACATGGCTGCACTGATAAAACCACAGACAAGATGTTCTACCAGTGAGATGTTGCAGATGATTTTTCGATAAAGGATCAATCTGATATTTTCCAGGATTGTTTTGACACATCACTACCAAGACTTATACATGCAGGACTTACATTGGATGATGTTGTATATTCAGTGATACAGGTTGGCCATTTACCAACGGTGCATAGATCTGCAGAGGAAATAGAAGAATTCTTCTACCAAATTCCTTGGACCGTATTCATACTGTAGGTGTAATGTTTCGACATCATTTCAACTTCAAAAAAGCTAAGCGATGTCGTtcaatcaatgtggaaaactgattggatttgcaaaaagtcatcaacgtaaggaAATTCTGTCtctttttcacccaacttttaacttAAATCCAattgacatggtgacattttatgttgatttcacattgactTCATGTTAgatgacaactcaaccaaatgtaaatcaaaaatagacgttgaactgacgtctgtgcagTGCGGTGGGTCTGTTATCAGCTGGTTTCTGCTGCCTCCCTGTGGAAGTTGTACTGATGCGTTTTAGATCCTTTTTAGATGGTTTCAGTGTTGGTTTGTTCATATTCATTACATTGAGAGTTGTTCATCACTATATTAAATGACCTAGTTTTACAACATAGCAGATTTTCTTTGAGAATTATCATGCATATCCAAAGTGATTACAGGTGTAATACAATGTATTTGTTTGGTCATTTTTATTTTCACTCCTAACTAACTGCATCACATTTTTTTGCATTAACATTAACTGCATTAACTTCCAGAACTGTCTCATAGTGCCTAGTATTGATGGATGCTGTTGGGTTGTTGCAGTCACCTCTCACAGTGGTACATCAGTTAAAGCACAGGGACTGAATGACTGACCATTTATTGAGGATCAGGATGCTAATTAGAGGAATTAATTGAGGAAGGGTTGATATCAAAATGGATTTTAGaaatgatgatgaatatgaaacATTCATATCTGATTTGTGAGGAAAAGCTGGAAATAGAGGTTGTCAAAGGGTGAGTCTTATTTCATGGCCTTCCCCTGTAAGACATTCTATGCATCTCTAACTCTCATTCTAATTTTCTCATCTCCTCACTCTTCTTTGCCATTTTTATctctggccttagttatctttgttttcgttattattttggttaggtcagggtgtgacatgggggatttatgtgtttttcCGTTCTAGgtagttttgtatgtctatggttgcctagattggttctcaattagaggcagctgtctgtcgttgtctctgattgggaaccatatttaggcagccatgttctttgggtattttgtgggtgattgtcttctgtctttgtgtcattgcaccagataggactgtttcggttttcacatttgttgttttcgGTCTaaattaaacatgttgaacactaaccacgctgcattttggtcctcctctccttcaacggaagaaagccgttacaatcATGCTCATTTTCTTTTAATTGTCGCCTCCTCTGCCTTCTCATCCTCGTCgttcaattgtttttttctccTCCTCAGCTCTATTTTTTAGCATTTTGcatctctttttctccctcttctcctgctTATTTTTCCCTTTCCCCTCTGTCCTTTCATTCTCTTCCATTTTCTAAAACTATCGTTCATTCTCTGTAGCTCCCAATGCTTTTTCTCCCAATTCTTTCTTTTGCcttttctcctctgcctcctgtTCTGCTTTTGCCATCCTGCTGCAATTTCTTGAAGATCTGCTATTTGTTCTTTAACTCCTGTTCTATGAGTTGTCTTTGTTGTTTAACAGTCTATCCTCCTGTGGGTTGGCAGTTCCTCACTTCTCCTCATCACGATCACTCTCAGGTCTCCTCTTTTTCGCACATTCTTTTAGGTACTCCTttcccttccttctcccctcactctcagaGACGGCAACTAGGCTATTACATTCCACTCCTGTCATTTGCTAAAGAGGTCCAGAGCAGGACCAGCCATTGGTGAAAACAgcgggaggggcttggtgtgtgtgtggtactggaGGAGGGCAATGAGGGCTTGGGGGTGTCCATTGCAGCGGAGAGCTCCCCGGTCTGTCCAGGGGGAGGTGCAGATGCATGTGGCAAGGGGGACAGTGGGGCATGCGGGGGGCTTGGTGCAGGCTCTGGCTGGGTGTTGGTGGTCTGGTCGGGCCTGAGTGGAAAATACCAGCTCTGCCATGAGGAAGGATCGGCAGAGTTGGTGAGACGGGGCATGATGGAGGATGCTGACCACTGCTTCACCACGCCTCTCTGCGTGGAGACAGATGGACGGACGGACGAAAAGACAGTTCGGAAAGAGGCCAGAGGCCAAAGCTGGTTAAAGATTACATTAGGGGTGATGGTCTGGCCTTACCTCCTCCAATATGCCTCTTAGAGTCTTCAGCTCCTCCCAGATCACATCATCAGAGGCTGACTGGAACAAGAATTCAGCACTGGCAGTTTATCCACACCAGCCCATATCACTCCGGAAACCACCAATACCAACTTTCTTTTTCAATAGAGATGAGTTACATACATCTTTATGTGCACTAACTACTATCATAGGCTAATTCATTTGGGGTTCAACACCTGAGGAAGTGGAAACTCAAAACACAAACTTTGTAGATCTCTAACTAAATATGCCACTGCTAGTAGCCATGTATTCATCCAACAGTAAATTGAATATTGCAGTTGTAGGCTACTACCCATGAGATCTTTAGGCCAATACCCTGGCAATGGCCAgggcacatttaacatgttgctCCATATCACAAAGCCATATCAAATATCTTGGTTGTAAAATGTTATACGATCAGAACGTATTTCTCTCAAGCGCATGGGGGAGATAGGACTGGCTCactcatcacagcagcaggcccCATCGAGGGCAAAGGCACAGGGGCTGATACTTTCATTACAGGCATCATGTTTGACCAAATCATGGTTTTAGTCGTCTAAAAAACAGGACCTTTTGAATGAGGTGACAATGTAGAATATGCTCTTTTTACGTTTACAGGCACCCTTTCCGTTTTTTACGATCCATGATCTTGGCTGTCTAGGAGCAGGTCTCTTTGCTGCTGCCGTGTTAGACTTTGCATGTGAGTTTGTGTGACCCCAGCCCACCCAACGAAAAAAACAttccagcccatctggcatttgctaGAACTGCCAGATGGCCAATAGGCCATcagtcctcctccctcttcctgaaTAGTGTTCACTCTCTCACACATGTCTTCTGCAGTGGCCATTCCACAGTCCCCTTCCATTTACAGATACTGGATATAACAGAATACATTGTTCTCCCTTTGGCTCTCCTCCTGAATCACGATCACACCATCCTACACCTCCGCCATGTATTTCTTcacagcctggtctcagactagacgtaacacatgaaatgtaaatccgggacactcaaattagtatgatatggttacataagacagaaggttactgaATGCAAAAATGAATGTAGGGTTGTTGGTCGGGGTGGATAGACGGACGTATGAAGcgaacatctagcaacccaaaggttgcgtgttcaaatcTCATCTCGCAAATtagcaactacttagcatgttagttaacccttcccctaaccttaacccctaaccctaaacactaGCCTAGCTGGCATTAGCCATCTAGCTAACATTAACCACAACAAACtgaaattcgtaacatatcatacactttgcaaattcgtaacaaaTTGTATGAATTGCAATTTGGAACATATCATGCAAATTGTACTTTGTaatatatcatatgaaatggatgatggacata from Oncorhynchus keta strain PuntledgeMale-10-30-2019 chromosome 27, Oket_V2, whole genome shotgun sequence carries:
- the LOC118359771 gene encoding von Willebrand factor A domain-containing protein 1-like, which encodes MKGRCLFTCMLVYVFLWSSSGQNSAPEAVLNCCEGDVLFLLDSSGSVSSYDYSRMLGFLSELLLPFSLGEDQVRVSLLQVGTQPRLEFGFDSHNSQTGLQGALGNTKPLRGDTNTEEALRMAKDWVLKPGGGAGAREELPRVLVWLTDGVKPGDVIGPMEKLREEGVAVLVISTGHGNYQELRQVVTPPVESHLYFVDIDDMSIITEDLRDAIIEILRAERLQVRDVSTDSAMLQWRPVLAGLTGYYEIRFGPAPSLGVSEREARGPGTSPSTSGSHYQRLTRPGDSNMARLMDLKPDTTYMATLTPKSNLQVLNPLSVTFTTKPEVLSPTMVTVSDSGANGVRVSWGPLQPESVQSFQVEYMALPGGKLHMTTVGQGQNSTLLTNLQPDTQYLVTVSARHSSGRERAMSVKVCTEEVRPALADLQLTTVGSDSVQVDWKASVDGLRGYWLTWEGQGIHGSTPAPRSSLYLPSNSLSTRLTHLPPATRVCVSPVYRTARGEGLCCMAQFHSDASVWGHRS